The following are from one region of the Streptomyces tuirus genome:
- a CDS encoding OFA family MFS transporter, giving the protein MSPPVAPPGWSRWLVPPAALSVHLSIGQAYAWSVFKPPLESALGLSGTQSALPFQLGIVMLGLSAAFGGTLVERNGPRWAMTVALLCFSSGFLLSALGAFLEQYWLIVLGYGFVGGIGLGIGYISPVSTLIKWFPDRPGMATGIAIMGFGGGALIASPWSAQMLESFGGDSSGIALAFLVHGLSYAVFMLLGVLLVRVPRTAPQARGTTSAAPAGPQVSANQALRTPQFWLLWIVLCMNVTAGIGILEKAAPMITDFFADTSTPVSVTAAAGFVALLSAANMAGRLGWSSTSDLIGRKNVYRVYLGVGALMYALIALFGDSSKPLFVLCALVILSFYGGGFATVPAYLKDLFGTYQVGAIHGRLLTAWSTAGVLGPLIVNWIADRQEEAGRHGASLYGLSFVIMIGLLVVGFVANELVRPVDPRHHVPAPKEAAHVERQQSESA; this is encoded by the coding sequence ATGAGTCCCCCAGTCGCGCCCCCGGGCTGGAGCCGCTGGCTCGTTCCGCCCGCCGCTCTCTCCGTACATCTCTCCATCGGCCAGGCCTACGCCTGGAGCGTGTTCAAACCGCCCCTCGAATCCGCGCTCGGCCTCAGCGGCACCCAGAGCGCGCTGCCCTTCCAGCTCGGCATCGTCATGCTCGGCCTGTCCGCCGCGTTCGGCGGCACCCTCGTGGAGCGCAACGGCCCGCGCTGGGCGATGACCGTCGCGCTGCTCTGCTTCTCCTCCGGCTTCCTGCTCTCCGCGCTGGGCGCGTTCCTGGAGCAGTACTGGCTGATCGTCCTCGGCTACGGCTTCGTCGGCGGCATCGGTCTCGGCATCGGCTACATCTCGCCCGTCTCCACGCTGATCAAGTGGTTCCCGGACCGGCCCGGCATGGCCACCGGCATCGCCATCATGGGCTTCGGCGGCGGCGCCCTCATCGCCTCGCCGTGGTCGGCCCAGATGCTGGAGTCCTTCGGCGGCGACAGCTCCGGCATCGCACTGGCCTTCCTGGTGCACGGGCTGTCGTACGCCGTGTTCATGCTGCTGGGTGTGCTGCTGGTCCGGGTTCCGCGCACCGCCCCGCAGGCGCGGGGAACCACCTCGGCGGCCCCCGCCGGCCCGCAGGTCTCCGCGAACCAGGCGCTGCGCACCCCGCAGTTCTGGCTGCTGTGGATCGTGCTCTGCATGAACGTCACCGCCGGCATCGGCATCCTGGAGAAGGCCGCGCCGATGATCACGGACTTCTTCGCGGACACCTCCACCCCGGTGTCGGTCACGGCCGCCGCCGGATTCGTCGCGCTGCTGTCCGCGGCGAACATGGCCGGCCGCCTCGGCTGGTCCTCGACGTCCGACCTCATCGGCCGCAAGAACGTCTACCGCGTCTATCTGGGCGTCGGCGCCCTGATGTACGCCCTCATCGCCCTGTTCGGCGACTCCTCCAAGCCGCTGTTCGTCCTGTGCGCGCTGGTCATCCTCTCCTTCTACGGCGGCGGTTTCGCCACGGTTCCGGCCTATCTGAAGGATTTGTTCGGTACGTACCAGGTCGGTGCCATCCACGGACGGCTGCTCACCGCCTGGTCCACGGCCGGGGTGCTCGGCCCGCTGATCGTGAACTGGATCGCCGACCGGCAGGAGGAGGCGGGCCGGCACGGCGCGTCCCTGTACGGGCTGTCCTTCGTCATCATGATCGGGCTGCTCGTCGTCGGCTTCGTCGCCAACGAACTGGTGCGGCCCGTCGACCCCCGCCACCACGTCCCCGCCCCGAAGGAGGCCGCCCATGTCGAGCGACAGCAGTCAGAGTCCGCCTAG
- a CDS encoding MFS transporter small subunit produces MSSDSSQSPPSPDRRWLIALAWVWVGVPLAYGLYELVRKATQLFTG; encoded by the coding sequence ATGTCGAGCGACAGCAGTCAGAGTCCGCCTAGCCCGGACCGGCGGTGGCTGATCGCCCTCGCCTGGGTGTGGGTGGGCGTACCGCTCGCCTACGGGCTGTACGAGCTCGTCCGCAAGGCGACGCAGCTGTTCACCGGGTAG
- a CDS encoding beta-ketoacyl-ACP synthase III, with the protein MNGSRIAAVGHYQPAKVLTNEDLAGLVDTSDEWIRSRVGIRTRHIAGPDEPVDELAAHAAAKALAAAGLTPADIDLVLVATSTAVDRSPNMAARVAARLGIPQAATMDLNVVCAGFTHALATADHAVRAGGASRALVIGADKMSEVTDWSDRTTCVLVGDGAGAAVVEAAGEPAIGPVLWGSVPEMGNAVRIEGTPPRFAQEGQSVYRWATTQLPPIARRACERAGLEPADLAGVVLHQANLRIIEPLAEKIGAVNAVVARDVTESGNTSAASIPLAFSKLVEKGALTTGDPVLLFGFGGNLSYAGQVVRCP; encoded by the coding sequence ATGAACGGCTCGCGCATCGCCGCCGTCGGCCACTACCAGCCCGCCAAGGTCCTCACCAACGAGGACCTGGCGGGCCTGGTCGACACCAGTGACGAGTGGATCAGGAGCCGGGTGGGCATCCGCACGCGTCACATCGCCGGACCCGACGAGCCGGTCGACGAGCTGGCCGCCCACGCCGCCGCCAAGGCGCTCGCCGCGGCCGGGCTGACCCCGGCGGACATCGACCTGGTCCTGGTCGCGACCTCCACCGCCGTCGACCGCTCGCCCAACATGGCCGCCCGGGTCGCGGCCCGTCTGGGCATCCCGCAGGCCGCCACCATGGACCTCAACGTCGTGTGCGCCGGCTTCACCCACGCCCTGGCCACCGCCGACCACGCCGTCCGCGCGGGGGGCGCGAGCAGGGCGCTGGTCATCGGGGCCGACAAGATGTCCGAGGTGACCGACTGGAGCGACCGCACCACGTGCGTGCTCGTCGGCGACGGGGCGGGGGCCGCGGTGGTCGAGGCCGCCGGCGAGCCGGCCATCGGACCGGTGCTGTGGGGCTCGGTTCCCGAGATGGGCAACGCGGTGCGCATCGAGGGCACTCCGCCGCGCTTCGCCCAGGAAGGGCAGAGCGTCTACCGCTGGGCCACCACACAGCTCCCGCCCATCGCGCGCCGGGCCTGCGAGCGGGCCGGGCTGGAGCCGGCGGACCTCGCCGGAGTGGTGCTGCACCAGGCGAACCTGCGCATCATCGAACCTCTCGCGGAGAAGATCGGCGCCGTCAACGCGGTCGTCGCCCGCGATGTCACCGAGTCCGGCAACACCTCGGCCGCGAGCATCCCGCTGGCCTTCTCGAAACTGGTCGAGAAGGGGGCGCTCACCACGGGCGATCCGGTGCTGCTGTTCGGCTTCGGAGGGAACCTGTCGTACGCGGGACAGGTCGTGCGCTGCCCCTGA